A genomic stretch from Hirundo rustica isolate bHirRus1 chromosome 26, bHirRus1.pri.v3, whole genome shotgun sequence includes:
- the RNF126 gene encoding E3 ubiquitin-protein ligase RNF126, with translation MAEASPQPGRFFCHCCSAEIAPRLPDYICPRCESGFIEELPEEPRNPDNETSSSTSAPDQSRHPFENVDQHLFTLPQSYGQFAFGFFDDSFEFPFASSVQPEDNRDSENRREREHQSRHRYGARQPRARLATRRASGRHEGVPTLEGIIQQLVNGIIAPTTIPNLGLGPWGVLHSNPMDYAWGANGLDAIITQLLNQFENTGPPPADKEKIQALPTIQITQEHVDSGLECPVCKEDYTVGENVRQLPCNHLFHDGCIVPWLEQHDTCPVCRKSLSGQNTATNPPGLTGMNFSSSSSSSSSSSSPSNENSSNNS, from the exons ATGGCGGAGGCGTCGCCGCAGCCGGGCCGGTTCTTCTGCCACTGCTGTTCGGCCGAGATCGCCCCGCGCCTGCCC GACTACATCTGCCCACGGTGTGAGTCTGGTTTTATTGAAGAGCTTCCTGAGGAGCCAAG GAATCCTGACAATGAGACCAGCTCCTCTACGTCAGCCCCTGATCAGAGCAGGCATCCTTTTGAG AATGTGGATCAGCACTTGTTCACCTTGCCCCAGAGCTACGGCCAGTTTGCTTTCGGGTTCTTTGACGACAGCTTTGAGTTTCCCTTCGCGTCCAGCGTGCAGCCCGAAGACAACCGGGACTCGGAGAACCGGCGGGAGCGCGAGCACCAGTCCCGGCACCGCTACGGCGCCAGGCAGCCCCGCGCCCGCCTGGCCACGCGCCGAGCCTCGGGCAGGCACGAGGGTGTCCCCACGCTGGAAGG aATTATCCAGCAGCTGGTCAATGGAATTATTGCACCGACTACAATTCCAAACCTAGGCCTGGGCCCTTG GGGAGTCCTGCACTCAAATCCGATGGACTACGCCTGGGGTGCCAACGGCCTGGATGCGATTATCACACAG TTACTGAATCAGTTTGAAAACACTGGACCGCCGCCAGCGGACAAAGAGAAGATCCAGGCCCTCCCCACCATACAGATCACACAGGAGCACGTAG ATTCCGGGTTGGAGTGCCCTGTGTGTAAGGAAGACTACACAGTCGGGGAGAACGTGCGGCAGTTACCGTGCAATCACCTGTTCCACGACGGCTGCATCGtcccctggctggagcag CATGACACGTGTCCCGTCTGCCGGAAAAGTTTAAGTGGACAAAACACTGCCACAAACCCCCCAGGACTCACAGGGATGAACTTCTcgtcatcctcctcctcctcctcttcctccagctcACCAAGTAATGAAAACTCATCGAACAACTCATGA
- the FGF22 gene encoding fibroblast growth factor 22 — MRHRAAPARCVPGERVPPCRTTAPIVQRGRAPRPLAAVAAPTGWVGTSADPGTRRRVREAADSEEHGAARPTRASPPRARRVSGRLADGHHRPQVLSHSSPAPSGSPHTVPAALVPCPPIAAEGGYRAIPNRTPRGRRRVTATGDPGQPSGSRFMNGRHRLGPRSAHSPPPPRPGPPIAGHSRRRGRSPVAAVAMAHRPSPAARPPPAAMSYGHLEGDVRWRRLFSATRFFLRIDGGGGVEGTRWRERPGSIVEIRSVRVGVVAIRAVHTGFYLAMNKRGRLYGSVGRTLPPGRDCTRVRGSGQSRNRVQVSHALTCSPAGDCTHQAPLPLGDQGGARVPPCPTLGVRGSPAEHSHPSPPSLSCQKEFNPNCKFTERIEENGYNTYASLRWRHRGRPMFLSLNSKGRPQRGGKTRRQHLSTHFLPMLVS, encoded by the exons ATGCGCCACCGCGCCGCGCCGGCGCGATGCGTGCCGGGAGAGCGAGTCCCGCCGTGTCGTACTACAGCTCCCATCGTGCAGCGCGGCCGAGCCCcgcgccccctggcggccgtGGCGGCCCCGACGGGGTGGGTCGGGACGAGCGCGGATCCCGGGACACGGCGGAGGGTCCGGGAGGCGGCGGATTCCGAGGAACACGGTGCAGCCCGGCCGACCCGCGCCTCTCCGCCTCGAGCGCGGCGCGTCTCGGGTCGGCTCGCAGACGGACACCACCGTCCCCAGGTCCTGAGCCACAGCAGCCCCGCGCCCTCCGGCTCTCCCCACACTGTGCCCGCGGCGCTCGTCCCTTGCCCGCCCATCGCGGCTGAGGGCGGATACCGTGCGATCCCCAACCGGACGCCCCGCGGCCGTAGGCGAGTGACTGCGACCGGTGACCCAGGACAGCCGTCGGGGAGCCGATTTATGAATGGGAGGCACCGCCTCGGTCCCCGCTCCGCCCATTCGCCGCcaccgccccgccccgggccgcCCATCGCTGGCCACTCGCGCCGTCGGGGCCGGTCGCCGGTCGCCGCCGTGGCCATGGCCCATCGCCCGtcgcccgccgcccgcccgccgcccgccgccatGAG CTACGGGCATCTGGAGGGCGACGTGCGCTGGCGGCGGCTCTTCTCCGCCACCCGCTTCTTCCTGCGCATcgacggcggcggcggcgtgGAGGGGACGCGCTGGAGGGAGCGGCCGGGCA GCATCGTTGAGATCCGGTCGGTGCGTGTCGGCGTCGTGGCCATCCGGGCGGTGCACACCGGCTTCTACCTGGCCATGAACAAGCGGGGGAGGCTCTACGGGTCGGTAGGTCGGACGCTGCCTCCTGGGAGGGACTGCACCAGAGTCAGAGGCTCAGGGCAGAGTCGGAACAGGGTCCAGGTTTCCCATGCCCTGACCTGCTCCCCAGCAGGGGACTGCACCCACCAAGCCCCTCTGCCCTTAGGGGACCAGGGAGGAGCCAGGGTCCCGCCCTGCCCCACTCTCGGGGTCCGAGGgtccccagctgagcacagccacccctcacccccttccctctcctgccagaAGGAGTTCAACCCCAACTGCAAGTTCACGGAGCGCATCGAAGAGAACGGCTACAACACCTACGCGTCGCTGCGCTGGCGGCACCGCGGCCGCCCCATGTTCCTCTCGCTCAATAGCAAGGGCAGGCCACAGCGAGGGGGCAAGACACGCCGGCAGCACCTCTCCACACACTTCCTCCCCATGCTCGTCAGCTGA
- the POLRMT gene encoding DNA-directed RNA polymerase, mitochondrial, which produces MSLLRLRAVLRGPGRLRGPGIPWRIFRSYSSASTKEKANRNGTCERTELLEVLKARAKQLQGSNVPEVTVDKVELAALDNDEYQEAVAPGPREKQPIPRARGDGLAQFSTWAEKLQKEMYVQQLKMKKELPRAASQLALKGQAKLEVKAETKAKPKAKTTESPNHPKRKAATAWNQSSHSPHSKPRAGEVKEAAELKRPQTMPKDKSNQQVLQQTILSNLECFLFLQQSEEAERYLLLCQSSPVKSKVLDIGAYNIVIRSWARKGSLNRIDRLFSILESTGLRPDLDSYALALACMGRNQSPPKAILRYLQQLNSSGFHVDELFQKCLFEEEEKEMVLWAIRTVQPNYQLPPPPSPEICKSSLLQDFYSRETMVSYPKLDFSMKELQERFQQQLEMELKHTVTIESVEAAKPLTPQAIKARELLGILRSQWHDAILQALQNSRRSMAGPKRLPKYSVLYPYLRLLPDEEYVDIMMQVLNDLSPQGESLAVLARELGSKVYDRFIIQRKLRSCQLEKVQEVYEKYIQLLAKDSQPKQDLPREYWEKLVAEAGFGPSLNLKNCSWPCVLLMRLGMHMLEILVKAVKVPRNILNHRLESKPIPVLYHVYSFYSNWQVGLIKPHPIFSQLVSNAAETTLTFNSSAMPMLCPPVPWTSPNFGAFVLNNTKLMRFLDETSHQQLLLEQCPLVNLHPVLDALNQLGNCAWKINQPVLDIIISIFNDKGDEKLDIPPPLSEAPKPPTAPGHPSTWSKSLKHELFLCKKKTAEMHSLRMDALYKLSIANYVRDKVFWFPHNMDFRGRTYPCPPYFNHLGNDVTRAILLFAEGRPLGPRGLDWLKIHLINLTGLKKKNALQERLEYANEIMEDILDSADRPLTVRGGFWEAKQNGNRNRF; this is translated from the exons ATGTCGCTGCTGAGGCTGCGGGCGGTGCTGAGGGGCCCGGGCAGGCTGAGGGGGCCCG GGATTCCATGGAGAATCTTCAGGAGCTACTCCTCTGCCAGCACCAAGGAGAAGGCAAACAGAAATGGCACCTGTgagaggacagagctgctggaag TGCTCAAAGCTCGAGCGAAGCAGCTCCAAGGCAGTAACGTCCCGGAGGTGACGGTCGACAAAGTGGAGCTGGCTGCACTAGACAATGACGAGTACCAGGAGGCTGTGGCCCCTGGCCCCAGGGAGAAGCAGCCCATTCCCAGGGCACGGGGTGATGGCCTGGCCCAGTTCAGCACCTGGgctgaaaagctgcagaaggagATGTACGTCCAGCAGCTGAAGATGAAGAAGGAATTGCCCCGTGCTGCCTCCCAGCTGGCTCTGAAGGGCCAGGCCAAGCTGGAGGTTAAGGCAGAGACCAAAgccaaacccaaagcaaaaactACAGAGAGCCCAAACCACCCAAAGAGGAAAGCAGCCACTGCCTGGAACCAAAGCTCTCACAGCCCCCACAGcaagcccagggcaggggaagtGAAGGAAGCTGCGGAGCTGAAGAGGCCTCAGACGATGCCAAAGGACAAGAGCAACCAGCAGGTCCTGCAGCAGACCATTTTATCCAACCTGGAGTGCTTCCTGTTCCTGCAACAGTCAGAGGAGGCCGAGCGGTacctcctgctgtgccagagctctCCGGTGAAGAGCAAGGTGCTGGACATTGGTGCCTACAACATCGTGATACGCAGCTGGGCCAGGAAG ggctctctGAATCGCATCGACCGATTGTTTTCCATTCTGGAATCCACCGGCCTCCGGCCCGACCTGGACTCCTACGCCTTGGCCCTGGCGTGCATGGGCAGGAACCAGTCGCCTCCCAAAGCCATCTTGAG atacctgcagcagctgaacagcagTGGCTTCCATGTGGATGAGCTCTTCCAAAAGTGCCTGtttgaggaagaagagaaggagatgGTGCTGTGGGCCATCAGGACTGTCCAGCCCAACTACCAGCTGCCTCCTCCACCCAGCCCTGAGATCTGCAAGTCTTCTCTGCTCCAGGACTTCTATTCCAGA GAGACAATGGTGTCGTACCCCAAGCTGGATTTCTCCATGAAGGAGTTGCAGGAGcgcttccagcagcagctggagatggagCTGAAGCACACCGTAACCATCGAGTCAGTGGAGGCAGCCAAGCCCCTGACCCCACAGGCTATCAAAGCG CGTGAGCTGCTGGGCATCCTCCGCTCGCAGTGGCACGACGCCATCCTCCAGGCCCTGCAGAACTCCAGGCGCAGCATGGCCGGGCCCAAGAGGCTGCCGAAGTACAGCGTCCTCTACCCCTACCTGCGTCTGCTGCCGGATGAGGAGTATGTGGACATCATGATGCAG GTCCTCAATGATCTGTCTCCACAAGGTGAATCCCTGGCAGTTCTGGCCAGGGAGCTGGGCTCCAAAGTCTATGACAGGTTCATCATCCAGAGGAAGCTGCgcagctgccagctggagaAGGTGCAGGAGGTCTATGAGAAATACATCCAGCTGCTGGCAAAGGACAGCCAG CCTAAACAGGACTTGCCACGGGAATACTGGGAGAAGCTGGTGGCAGAGGCAGGCTTTGGGCCTTCCCTGAACTTGAAGAACTGCAGCTGGCCCTGTGTGCTCCTCATGCGCCTGGGCATGCACATGCTGGAGATCCTGGTGAAGGCTGTCAAGGTGCCCAGGAACATCCTCAATCATCGCCTGGAGTCCAAGCCTATCCCTGTCCTCTACCATGTCTACTCCTTCTACAGTAACTGGCAG GTCGGGCTGATAAAGCCCCATCCCATCTTCTCCCAGCTTGTGTCAAACGCTGCGGAGACCACGCTGACCTTCAACTCCTCTGCCATGCCCATGCTGTGCCCCCCGGTGCCCTGGACCTCGCCCAATTTCGGTGCCTTTGTCCTCAACAACACCAAGCTGATGCGCTTCCTGGATGAGACgtcccaccagcagctgctcctggagcagtgtCCCCTCGTGAACCTCCACCCCGTGCTGGATGCCCTGAACCAGCTGGGCAACTGCGCCTGGAAGATCAACCAGCCGGTGCTGGATATCATCATCTCCATCTTCAATGACAAAGGGGACGAGAAGCTGGACATCCCACCGCCCCTCTCTGAGGCTCCCAAGCCTCCCACTGCTCCCGGCCATCCCTCCACCTGGAGCAAGTCCCTCAAGCACGAGCTGTTCCTGTGCAAGAAGAAGACCGCGGAGATGCACAGCCTGCGCATGGACGCGCTCTACAAGCTCTCCATCGCCAACTACGTCCGGGACAAGGTGTTCTGGTTCCCTCACAACATGGACTTCCGTGGCAGGACTTACCCGTGCCCACCCTATTTCAACCACCTGGGGAACGATGTCACCCGGGCCATCCTGCTCTTTGCAGAGGGGAGGCCACTGGGGCCCAGGGGACTTGACTGGCTGAAGATCCACCTCATCAACCTGACGGGGCTGAAGAAGAAGAACGCCTTGCAGGAGCGGCTGGAGTATGCCAATGAGATCATGGAGGACATCCTGGACTCGGCTGACCGCCCGCTCACGGTACGTGGGGGCTTCTGGGAAGCGAAACAAAACGGAAATCGGAATCGATTTTGA